One genomic segment of Drosophila willistoni isolate 14030-0811.24 chromosome 2R unlocalized genomic scaffold, UCI_dwil_1.1 Seg200, whole genome shotgun sequence includes these proteins:
- the LOC6643632 gene encoding protein snail yields the protein MAANYKSCPLKKRPIVFVNEEAEQTEALALTKGALVCEKVEIAEELQPQDLSLKRKANFEEDYVIPSKREYVLNLSKTPEEMPFSSALLSPPMDIHLRGMTAATMGYTTNSNTSTSNSSPSDNPYQSAFVMAAGCNPISALWSNYQPHLSSSAFPSPASSISSGSSSCSGSPRSIYNYQQSMMTPPSSPGSDICLSEPEDLSVRNDIPLPALFHLFDEARTNSSNNSHISNSSSIKSNGITINSTHSSSSSASHHNIAKNYRYKCDKCQKMYSTSMGLSKHRQFHCPAAECNQEKKTHSCEECGKLYTSIGALKMHIRTHTLPCKCPICGKAFSRPWLLQGHIRTHTGEKPFQCPDCPRSFADRSNLRAHQQTHVEVKKYACQVCHKSFSRMSLLNKHTSSNCTITIV from the coding sequence aTGGCTGCCAATTATAAGAGCTGCCCCCTGAAGAAACGTCCCATAGTTTTTGTCAACGAAGAGGCAGAACAAACTGAAGCCTTGGCTCTAACTAAAGGTGCCTTGGTATGTGAAAAAGTCGAGATTGCAGAGGAATTGCAGCCTCAGGATCTATCATTGAAACGTAAAGCCAACTTTGAAGAGGATTATGTGATACCCAGCAAGCGGGAATATGTATTAAATCTATCCAAAACTCCCGAGGAGATGCCATTTAGCTCGGCTTTGCTATCACCCCCCATGGATATACACTTAAGGGGCATGACAGCAGCAACTATGGGCTATACCACCAATAGCAACACCAGCACCAGCAATTCGAGCCCCAGTGATAATCCCTATCAGTCTGCCTTCGTGATGGCAGCCGGTTGCAATCCGATCTCAGCCCTATGGAGCAACTATCAGCCACATTTGAGTAGCTCAGCATTTCCATCACCAGCATCCAGCATCAGtagtggcagcagcagctgcagtgGATCACCACGTTCGATCTACAACTATCAGCAATCAATGATGACACCGCCATCGAGTCCTGGCTCCGATATTTGTCTATCGGAACCCGAGGATCTCTCAGTGCGTAATGATATACCATTGCCAGCTTTATTCCACCTCTTCGATGAGGCGAGGActaacagcagcaacaacagccacaTTAGCAACTCCAGCAGCATTAAGTCCAACGGTATCACCATCAACTCCACacactcatcatcatcatcagcatctcATCATAACATAGCGAAAAACTATCGCTACAAATGTGATAAGTGCCAAAAAATGTACTCAACCTCGATGGGCCTGTCGAAGCATCGGCAATTCCATTGCCCGGCAGCGGAATGCAATCAGGAGAAGAAGACACATTCGTGTGAGGAATGCGGTAAGCTCTACACCTCAATTGGAGCCCTCAAGATGCACATACGCACCCACACTCTGCCCTGTAAGTGCCCCATTTGCGGCAAGGCCTTCTCTCGACCATGGCTACTTCAAGGACACATTCGCACCCATACTGGAGAGAAGCCGTTCCAGTGCCCCGATTGTCCACGCTCATTTGCTGATCGCTCGAATTTGCGTGCTCATCAGCAGACTCATGTCGAAGTGAAAAAATATGCCTGCCAAGTTTGTCACAAATCTTTCTCAAGAATGTCACTGCTCAATAAGCACACCAGCTCCAATTGTACCATAACCATTGTGTGA